The Sphingopyxis sp. CCNWLW2 genome contains the following window.
CGCCGATCTCATGATACATATGGACCATGAAGACGCGGTCGAAACTCGCCGCGGGCAGGCGCGGATCGTCGACCGCGCCGAGTTTCAGCGAGACATTGTCGAGCCGCTCGCGCGCAACGCGATCGGCGAGCCGCTCGATCACATCGGGAATGATGTCCTGCGCGAGGACGCGGCCACCGACGCCGACGCGCTGCGCGAGCCGCACGGTATAATAGCCGTCGCCCGCGCCGATGTCGGCGACGGTCATGCCGGGGCGGACGTCGGCCGAGTTCATCACGTCCTCGGCCTCGTTGACGCGGTCGCGCGCTTCCTCAGTCGACCATTTGGTCGAGACCGTCGGCGCGACCGGCCGGTCGGCGGGCGGAAATTCCCGCGCACTCTCGGCGCGGTCGCTGCCCTCGTCCCACGGCGCGTCGCAGCCGTTCAGCAGCGGCAGGAGCGCCAGCAGGACGGCCGCCGCGCGCTTCATCAGTCGATATCTTCCACTTCGACCTTCTCGCCCGTCACCTTCTGCGACAGCGCCGCCGCCATGAAGGGGTCGAGCGCGCCGTCGAGCACGTCGGACGGCGCCGTCGAGGTCACGCCGGTGCGCAAATCCTTCACCAGCTGATAGGGCTGGAGGACATAGGAGCGGATCTGGTGGCCCCAGCCGATCTCGGTCTTCGCCTGATATTCGCCCGATGCCGCGGCTTCGCGCTTCTGGAGCTCGGCTTCGTACATGCGCGCCTTCAGCATGCCCATCGCGGTCGCGCGGTTCTTGTGCTGCGACCGGTCGTTCTGGCTGGCGACGACGATGCCCGTCGGTATGTGCGTGATGCGCACCGCCGAATCGGTCGTGTTGACGTGCTGCCCGCCCGCGCCCG
Protein-coding sequences here:
- a CDS encoding class I SAM-dependent methyltransferase, with translation MKRAAAVLLALLPLLNGCDAPWDEGSDRAESAREFPPADRPVAPTVSTKWSTEEARDRVNEAEDVMNSADVRPGMTVADIGAGDGYYTVRLAQRVGVGGRVLAQDIIPDVIERLADRVARERLDNVSLKLGAVDDPRLPAASFDRVFMVHMYHEIGEPYAFLWRLRPALRKGGQVLVVDGDRPIAQHGTPFRLLVCEFEAVGYKLVSYDDKQHAGGYLARFEPEGRRPEPDAIKVCDNP